One stretch of Mobula birostris isolate sMobBir1 chromosome 5, sMobBir1.hap1, whole genome shotgun sequence DNA includes these proteins:
- the LOC140198207 gene encoding TNF receptor-associated factor 2-like: MEMSLFPLKHEDGPQLYSSVCVEKKALFTSTVIEETDGGYVTNTSQGYDRKYYCGACGLLMRDPVQTECGHRFCEMCHKTVLKELMMCPSCLRDKEIVESFSLATFEKCFKDRAIAKEILNLEVSCLNQGCTWTGPLREREAEHKMTCEQGLRRCPFSVVGCKQLIPGQKIDEHMQNSVPHHLNCVLQSIQGFRKESGESPSLEGMFGNRKEMALQPSQLLKQKTQGKDAQEDLKVKLQTFENIVTVLNREVGHTINTVEKQEKLIMEQDTVIAQLKNKIRQNEKSICLKDVVIANLQMRLEVLENTSYDGTLVWEISDLSQKMQEAIDGRTPSILSPPFFTAHCGYKLCLRMYLNGDGLGANTHLSLFLVIMKGKYDPILEWPFSKKVTFKLLTQQDRSLQMVSAFKPDVSSPSFQRPTQIMNVASGCPQFLPLAHLRSNWHSYVSDDTMFVKAVIEP, from the exons ATGGAGATGAGTTTGTTCCCACTGAAACATGAAGATGGGCCCCAGCTCTACAGTTCGGTGTGTGTGGAGAAGAAGGCCTTATTCACAAGCACCGTCATAGAGGAGACGGACGGGGGTTATGTGACAAACACCAGTCAGGGCTACGATCGCAAGTACTACTGCGGTGCCTGTGGGCTCCTGATGAGAGATCCGGTCCAGACAGAGTGCGGGCATCGGTTCTGTGAGATGTGTCACAAGACAGTACT GAAAGAATTGATGATGTGTCCCTCGTGCCTGAGGGATAAAGAAATAGTTGAGAGTTTTTCACTTGCTACATTTGAAAAG TGTTTTAAGGATAGGGCAATTGCAAAGGAGATCCTAAATCTGGAAGTCTCCTGTCTCAACCAGGGCTGCACGTGGACTGGTCCACTGAGGGAACGAGAG GCGGAACACAAGATGACTTGCGAGCAAGGTCTCCGGAGGTGTCCCTTCAGTGTTGTCGGCTGCAAACAGCTG ATCCCTGGTCAGAAGATCGACGAACACATGCAGAACTCTGTCCCACACCATCTGAACTGTGTCCTCCAGAGCATACAGGGATTCCGGAAAGAGTCCGGTGAGTCTCCCAGCCTGGAGGGAATGTTTGGGAATCGGAAAGAGATGGCCTTACAGCCCAGCCAGTTGCTAAAGCAGAAGACACAGGGCAAGGATGCCCAGGAAGATCTGAAAGTAAAACTACAGACTTTTGAAAACATTGTCACGGTGCTAAACCGTGAAGTGGGACATACAATAAATACTGTTGAAAAGCAGGAGAAATTGATAATGGAGCAAGACACAGTGATTGCACAGCTAAAGAACAAG ATACGACAGAATGAGAAATCAATTTGCCTCAAGGATGTGGTGATCGCTAACCTCCAGATGCGCCTTGAAGTCCTGGAGAACACTTCATATGACGGCACTTTGGTCTGGGAAATCTCTGACCTCAGTCAGAAAATGCAAGAGGCCATCGATGGGAGGACTCCCTCCATCCTCTCCCCAC cGTTCTTCACTGCTCACTGCGGCTACAAGCTGTGCCTGAGGATGTACCTGAATGGTGATGGACTGGGGGCAAACACGCACCTCTCTCTATTTCTGGTCATAATGAAGGGCAAATACGATCCCATTCTGGAGTGGCCATTCAGCaagaag GTGACCTTTAAGCTTTTAACTCAGCAGGACAGAAGCCTCCAGATGGTGTCGGCCTTCAAGCCGGATGTCAGCTCTCCCTCCTTCCAGAGGCCCACCCAGATCATGAACGTGGCCAGCGGCTGCCCGCAGTTTCTGCCCCTCGCCCACCTCCGCTCTAATTGGCACTCCTACGTATCTGATGACACCATGTTCGTCAAAGCTGTCATAGAGCCTTAG